A single window of Methanomassiliicoccales archaeon DNA harbors:
- a CDS encoding DUF998 domain-containing protein, with protein sequence MPESKPWWILPSALAGLLGAVGFAILWTSAVVADGHWIFGVETLSDLGGDRPGKCLFNIGIVLAGTMMVAFTPALYTALRKDWMSRIGCALMLVASAALIGIGLFPVTAGSVHTLFSWAFFSLFMIALLALIWPVRRSKVIGKVGLFLTIAAPVVSIIVLVGTMTVPMAEPVAVISIMLWGGTTSVLILTRGR encoded by the coding sequence ATGCCTGAGTCCAAACCGTGGTGGATCCTGCCAAGCGCGCTAGCCGGCCTGCTTGGAGCGGTGGGCTTCGCAATCCTCTGGACCTCCGCTGTGGTCGCGGACGGCCACTGGATCTTCGGCGTGGAGACCCTGAGCGATCTCGGCGGGGACCGGCCGGGGAAGTGCCTGTTCAACATCGGAATCGTCCTGGCAGGGACGATGATGGTCGCCTTCACTCCGGCGCTCTATACCGCCCTGAGGAAAGACTGGATGTCGCGCATCGGTTGCGCTCTGATGTTGGTAGCGTCGGCTGCGCTCATCGGCATAGGCCTCTTCCCCGTCACGGCGGGAAGCGTCCACACCTTATTCAGCTGGGCTTTCTTCTCCCTGTTCATGATCGCCCTTCTGGCCCTCATCTGGCCAGTGCGACGGTCGAAGGTCATAGGGAAGGTCGGTCTGTTTTTGACCATTGCTGCACCGGTGGTCTCGATCATCGTGCTGGTGGGGACGATGACAGTCCCGATGGCGGAGCCCGTGGCAGTCATTTCAATAATGCTTTGGGGAGGGACGACCTCGGTTCTCATCCTAACCCGAGGAAGGTGA
- the hypD gene encoding hydrogenase formation protein HypD, translating into MFRFRDQDTAKKVVDSIADFGIKARFMHVCGTHQDTLVRFGLQEMLEQAGVKIGQGPGCPVCVTTTKEIVEGITLAKSGITVAVFGDMMTVPTPIGSLADAKAEGADVRVVYSVEDAIKLTTTAKNVVFMAIGFETTSPTTASIMLTKLPSNFSVLSCHRILPPALDALFKLGEVRIEGLIQPGHVATIIGTHPFERFSQERKIPQVVAGFEPLDLLMAVFMLVKQIAEGRHEVENEYTRVVRPEGNPKAMAMLERVFEPVDRAWRGFPEIPGSALEPRSEFSDHNARVLHSESIRNAPEVKEEMGSCRCGEVLRGIIESNECPVFGRGCSPRRPMGPCMVSREGSCNIAFRYGRKT; encoded by the coding sequence ATGTTCCGTTTCCGTGACCAGGACACAGCCAAGAAGGTCGTCGATTCCATCGCTGATTTTGGCATCAAGGCCCGCTTCATGCACGTCTGCGGCACTCATCAAGACACTCTGGTCCGCTTCGGTTTGCAGGAGATGCTGGAGCAAGCGGGGGTGAAGATAGGACAGGGCCCGGGATGTCCGGTCTGCGTCACCACGACCAAAGAGATCGTGGAAGGCATCACCCTGGCCAAGAGCGGCATCACGGTGGCGGTGTTCGGTGACATGATGACCGTGCCCACGCCCATCGGCTCGTTGGCGGATGCCAAGGCCGAAGGCGCGGATGTGCGCGTGGTATACTCGGTCGAAGATGCGATCAAGCTGACGACCACGGCCAAGAACGTGGTCTTCATGGCCATTGGGTTTGAGACCACCAGCCCGACCACTGCCTCGATCATGTTGACCAAGTTGCCCTCTAACTTCTCCGTGCTCAGCTGCCATCGCATCTTGCCCCCGGCCTTGGACGCTCTCTTCAAGCTGGGCGAGGTGCGCATCGAAGGCCTCATCCAGCCGGGGCACGTGGCCACGATCATCGGCACGCATCCGTTCGAACGCTTTTCCCAGGAGCGCAAGATACCTCAGGTGGTGGCCGGTTTCGAGCCGCTGGATCTATTGATGGCCGTGTTCATGCTGGTCAAGCAGATCGCCGAAGGTCGGCACGAGGTGGAGAACGAGTACACCCGCGTGGTGAGGCCGGAAGGCAATCCCAAGGCCATGGCGATGCTGGAGCGCGTGTTCGAACCGGTGGACAGGGCCTGGAGGGGCTTCCCCGAGATCCCCGGAAGCGCTCTGGAACCTCGATCCGAATTCAGCGATCACAACGCCCGGGTCCTCCATTCCGAATCCATCCGCAACGCCCCGGAGGTAAAGGAGGAGATGGGAAGTTGTCGCTGCGGGGAGGTATTGCGAGGCATCATCGAATCGAACGAATGCCCGGTCTTCGGCCGCGGTTGCTCCCCACGGAGACCGATGGGTCCTTGCATGGTCAGCCGTGAGGGCAGCTGCAACATCGCCTTCCGCTATGGCCGAAAGACATAG
- a CDS encoding asparagine synthase-related protein has protein sequence MYAPKHTSHMGRADELLTALREATAELCVDRQMGVLFSGGIDSTLVAALAAERVPVRLYTIGLPGAHDLQVAEETASRLGLEWRSLVLQDREVIDSLLPLSRIIGKISPLPLSFEMPLYLVCQRGEDKAYLSGQGADELFGGYMRYLSLPEDMLRISMRRDLEELLGNGASMERSIAQRFGRSIGHPYLSRKVVAIASNLPLTDCVRQGARKAILRDVAALLGLDFLVDREKKAAQYGSGVMKVMKAEARRRGVLLGDLVADISARGERVKGEGILP, from the coding sequence ATGTACGCTCCGAAGCATACTTCGCACATGGGTCGGGCGGACGAACTGCTGACGGCGCTGCGCGAGGCGACCGCGGAGCTCTGCGTGGACCGACAGATGGGCGTGCTTTTCTCCGGAGGCATCGACAGCACGCTCGTGGCCGCGCTGGCCGCCGAAAGGGTCCCGGTCCGGTTGTACACTATCGGACTCCCGGGCGCACACGACCTCCAGGTGGCGGAAGAGACCGCCTCCAGGCTGGGACTGGAATGGCGATCGTTGGTGCTCCAGGACCGAGAGGTGATCGATTCTCTTTTACCCCTCTCCCGCATCATCGGAAAGATAAGTCCCTTGCCTTTGTCCTTCGAAATGCCCCTTTACCTGGTGTGCCAAAGAGGAGAGGACAAAGCGTACCTCAGCGGCCAAGGAGCCGATGAGCTGTTCGGCGGCTATATGCGATACCTGTCCTTGCCCGAAGATATGCTCAGGATCAGCATGCGGAGGGACCTAGAGGAATTGCTGGGCAATGGAGCATCGATGGAGAGATCGATAGCGCAGCGCTTCGGCCGTTCAATCGGTCATCCGTATCTCAGCCGGAAGGTGGTGGCGATAGCGAGCAACCTTCCTCTCACGGACTGCGTGCGCCAAGGTGCACGCAAGGCCATATTGCGGGACGTGGCGGCGCTGTTGGGCTTGGATTTCCTCGTGGATAGGGAGAAGAAAGCTGCGCAGTACGGGAGCGGAGTGATGAAGGTCATGAAGGCCGAGGCCCGACGACGGGGTGTATTGCTCGGAGACCTCGTGGCGGACATCAGCGCGCGTGGAGAAAGAGTTAAGGGTGAAGGCATTCTTCCCTAG
- a CDS encoding endonuclease III, which translates to MKPVREIMEGVREVCPDGVFPGRDGDQVADWEVDPFHVLISTVLSQRTKDQNTFHASARLFAEYDTSATLAAAPLRHLQDLIRPAGFPQVKARAIKEIARIIVEEKGGEVPSDLEELVSLPMVGRKTANCVRSYAFHIPAICVDTHVHRISNRIGLVRTKDPESTEMELMNVVPKELWIDVNSLLVRFGQKICLPRNPRCGLCPLTSWCDYYAQLQKGRPMIRSGRKRPRK; encoded by the coding sequence GTGAAGCCCGTTAGGGAGATCATGGAGGGAGTGAGAGAGGTATGCCCCGATGGCGTGTTCCCAGGTAGGGACGGCGATCAGGTCGCCGACTGGGAGGTGGACCCATTTCACGTGCTCATCTCCACCGTGCTTTCTCAGAGGACGAAGGACCAGAACACCTTCCACGCCTCCGCTCGGCTGTTCGCAGAATATGATACGTCAGCGACTCTGGCCGCGGCTCCCCTCCGGCATCTGCAGGACCTCATTCGCCCCGCTGGCTTTCCCCAGGTCAAGGCCAGGGCGATCAAGGAGATCGCTCGCATCATTGTGGAGGAGAAAGGAGGCGAGGTCCCTAGCGACCTGGAAGAGCTGGTATCCTTGCCCATGGTGGGGCGCAAGACCGCGAACTGCGTGCGCTCCTACGCCTTTCACATCCCCGCCATATGCGTGGACACCCATGTGCACAGGATCAGCAACCGCATCGGACTCGTGAGAACCAAGGACCCAGAGAGCACGGAAATGGAGCTCATGAATGTCGTTCCCAAGGAGCTATGGATAGACGTCAATTCGCTCCTGGTGCGCTTCGGACAGAAGATATGCCTGCCACGAAATCCTAGATGCGGCCTCTGTCCCCTGACGAGCTGGTGCGACTACTACGCTCAACTGCAGAAGGGAAGACCCATGATAAGGTCAGGGCGCAAGAGGCCCAGGAAATGA
- a CDS encoding CoA-binding protein, whose protein sequence is MDLNALLHPQTVAVVGASDAAGKVGNIITKNLMESGVKVFPVNPGEREVLGLRCFPNIRDVPEHVNIVVLAISAKYVITAIRECISVGVDFIIPVAGGFSEIGESGKEIQRQMSEEVRGTTTRILGPNTVGVLVPGSVDTFFIPKERSPRPRPGVISLVSQSGSVLIGVYERAELEGVSIRACVGLGNKADLMENDLLRHLGNDEGTKCIALYLESFEDGREFIKLARSVAIKKPIVAAKVGTTPRGARAALSHTGALASGSDALIGGVLRQCGVIRAKDEVEMLDASKALAYLKPMGGDRVAVVGSAGGFGVIATDYVASESIGFGMHMAELSEETRERIRRISPYFASVENPVDLTGAVTDLMFDHVLEIVNEDVGVDGILLFLQFEPPGMTFALADIIVKWARQGKKPMTVCCVGGSFPLPFMRRLDGEGIPTYSTIRRAGFGLRCLFDRGTFLQRVGAWQETG, encoded by the coding sequence ATGGACCTCAACGCCCTTCTCCACCCCCAGACCGTCGCGGTCGTGGGTGCTTCGGACGCGGCAGGCAAGGTAGGCAACATCATCACCAAGAACCTGATGGAAAGCGGGGTGAAGGTATTCCCGGTGAATCCAGGTGAGAGGGAGGTACTCGGGCTGAGATGCTTCCCCAACATCAGGGACGTTCCGGAGCACGTGAACATCGTTGTGCTGGCAATCTCAGCCAAGTACGTGATCACCGCCATCAGGGAATGCATCTCGGTGGGCGTCGATTTCATCATCCCCGTTGCCGGAGGGTTTTCGGAGATCGGGGAGAGCGGCAAGGAAATTCAACGGCAGATGAGCGAGGAGGTGAGAGGAACGACCACCCGCATCCTTGGTCCTAACACGGTGGGGGTGTTGGTGCCCGGAAGCGTGGACACTTTCTTCATTCCTAAGGAACGGAGCCCTCGTCCCAGACCGGGTGTCATCTCCCTGGTGTCCCAGAGCGGTTCGGTGCTCATCGGCGTGTACGAGAGGGCGGAGCTGGAAGGGGTCAGCATCCGGGCCTGCGTAGGCTTGGGCAATAAAGCTGACCTGATGGAGAACGACCTCCTTCGTCATCTTGGCAATGATGAAGGGACGAAATGCATCGCCTTGTATCTCGAGTCCTTCGAAGATGGAAGGGAGTTCATAAAGCTGGCCCGCTCTGTCGCCATCAAGAAACCTATCGTGGCAGCGAAGGTGGGCACCACGCCGCGGGGCGCGAGGGCCGCGCTCTCGCACACCGGGGCATTGGCATCCGGCTCGGACGCTTTGATCGGTGGGGTGCTCAGGCAGTGCGGAGTGATCAGAGCGAAGGACGAGGTGGAGATGCTGGATGCATCCAAGGCCTTGGCGTATCTGAAGCCCATGGGCGGAGACCGGGTGGCCGTCGTGGGGAGCGCGGGAGGCTTCGGGGTGATCGCCACCGACTACGTCGCTTCGGAGAGCATCGGTTTCGGCATGCACATGGCGGAGCTGAGCGAGGAGACCAGGGAACGCATTCGGCGCATCAGCCCCTACTTCGCTTCCGTGGAAAACCCCGTCGACCTGACCGGGGCTGTGACGGACCTGATGTTCGACCACGTCCTGGAGATCGTGAACGAGGATGTAGGCGTGGACGGCATTCTTCTGTTCCTGCAGTTCGAGCCTCCGGGGATGACCTTCGCTCTGGCGGATATCATCGTCAAGTGGGCCAGACAAGGGAAGAAACCCATGACCGTCTGCTGCGTGGGTGGCAGCTTTCCCCTACCGTTCATGAGACGATTGGATGGCGAGGGCATACCTACCTATAGTACTATCCGGCGGGCCGGGTTCGGGCTGCGCTGCCTTTTCGACCGAGGGACGTTCCTCCAGCGGGTGGGAGCTTGGCAAGAGACCGGATGA
- the hypA gene encoding hydrogenase maturation nickel metallochaperone HypA, with translation MHEVSVMASIIERVLAELSKHQVEKVEEVDLVIGELTFLGEEQLRFAFEVLTRDNILAGSQLNISHEKVEVSCTACGYQGGVQYVDELADHMVIPNLVCPKCEAQIEVTKGRSCGVTSVKVVEK, from the coding sequence ATGCACGAGGTCTCGGTCATGGCCAGCATCATCGAGAGGGTGCTCGCCGAACTCTCCAAGCACCAGGTGGAGAAAGTGGAGGAAGTGGACCTCGTCATCGGCGAGCTCACTTTCCTGGGCGAGGAGCAGCTTCGCTTCGCCTTCGAAGTGCTCACCCGGGACAACATTCTCGCGGGGTCGCAGCTCAACATCTCTCACGAGAAAGTGGAGGTGAGCTGCACGGCCTGCGGCTATCAAGGTGGCGTGCAATACGTTGATGAGCTCGCAGACCACATGGTCATCCCCAACCTGGTGTGCCCGAAGTGCGAAGCTCAGATAGAGGTCACCAAGGGCAGGAGCTGCGGCGTGACCTCGGTGAAGGTGGTGGAGAAGTAG
- a CDS encoding DNA topoisomerase I, with translation MRKLVISEKGNAAARIAYILSRGATRSTRLNGVQVFDFSLGDDQYSVVGLRGHVLELDYPHEMNNWERIPPKELVYATPEKRVTARNIVSALQTLSKECDQVIIATDFDREGELIGLETVEFLDVDLSKIKRSRFSALTRGEIDAAFANLTEPDERLAEAAECRQIIDLAWGAALTRFISITSGQVGSNFLSVGRVQSPTLSLIVDRHNEIVSFVPKPYWNVTSKMRKGSEFTASHQSNPFWSEEAASRVLSDCSVAKEGEVKEFESTVRDEYPPAPFNTTTMLAEAVRMGMSASLAMKIAEDLYIAGYISYPRTDNTVYPRSLNLLTVLEKLRESDFKAEAEEVLAQESIRPSKGKVETTDHPPIYPTEGATKKDLKGEKWRLYELIVRRFLATVAPSCRAEHRLATIMVIEQPFQAKGYKVLSPGWRSFYPYARVTEIELPLMQTGDKVEVLGVDGSRLETQPPRRYTQGTLIQEMEKLGLGTKSTRHEIVQKLYDRKYAIGNDLVPTLSGIAVANALEKHARTITDSKMTAHLEQDMEEIASGKAFLAEVVKESQDMLSDVLDVMDKHRQQIGDEIRGALLEQSYIGVCPACGGELRVKRSRKGEFIACSNYPDCKQAYPKPKGAKVEPTGQLCEVCKTPTVKVIRRGTPPINQCLNMDCESNKQSTAMGVCPQCGSNLRLLYSRAGKRFLGCSAYPKCTRTYPLPQFGQIKFTGEKCEACGAPMMMTSHRGRPWRFCVNMECPKREKKATKAKQEEKKPKVAAKGKTKVAKTKKKIKGTDKKQTRSKKKGVKV, from the coding sequence ATGAGAAAGCTGGTCATCTCCGAAAAGGGTAACGCGGCAGCGCGCATCGCTTACATCCTTTCTCGAGGTGCGACGAGGTCCACTCGGTTGAACGGAGTGCAGGTCTTCGATTTCTCCTTGGGGGACGACCAATATTCCGTGGTCGGCCTCCGAGGTCACGTCCTGGAGCTCGACTACCCTCACGAAATGAACAACTGGGAGAGGATCCCGCCCAAGGAGCTTGTCTACGCCACTCCAGAGAAAAGGGTCACGGCACGCAACATCGTGAGCGCGCTCCAGACCCTTTCAAAGGAGTGCGATCAGGTCATCATCGCCACCGACTTCGACCGAGAGGGGGAACTCATCGGATTGGAGACGGTCGAGTTCTTGGATGTCGACCTCTCCAAGATTAAGCGTTCCAGATTCAGTGCCCTCACCAGGGGGGAGATCGATGCGGCCTTCGCCAACCTCACCGAACCGGATGAGAGGCTGGCCGAGGCGGCGGAATGTCGGCAGATCATCGACCTGGCTTGGGGCGCCGCCCTGACCAGGTTCATATCCATCACCTCCGGTCAGGTGGGCAGCAACTTCCTGTCCGTGGGGCGGGTGCAGAGCCCCACCCTTTCGCTCATCGTGGACCGGCACAACGAGATCGTCAGTTTCGTGCCCAAGCCCTACTGGAACGTGACCTCCAAGATGAGAAAGGGCTCGGAGTTCACCGCCAGCCACCAGTCCAACCCATTCTGGAGCGAAGAGGCGGCTAGCAGGGTTCTCAGTGATTGCTCCGTGGCCAAGGAGGGCGAGGTCAAGGAATTCGAGAGCACGGTGCGGGACGAATACCCTCCGGCCCCTTTCAACACCACCACCATGTTGGCGGAGGCGGTCCGGATGGGAATGTCCGCCAGCTTGGCCATGAAGATAGCCGAGGACCTCTACATTGCCGGCTACATCTCATATCCCAGGACGGACAACACTGTCTATCCGAGGTCGCTCAACCTTCTGACGGTCCTGGAGAAGCTCAGAGAGTCGGATTTCAAGGCGGAGGCAGAGGAGGTCCTGGCCCAAGAGAGCATCCGTCCATCGAAAGGCAAGGTGGAGACGACCGACCACCCGCCAATATACCCAACGGAAGGTGCCACCAAGAAGGACCTGAAGGGAGAGAAGTGGCGTCTGTATGAGCTGATCGTGCGTCGCTTCTTGGCCACGGTCGCTCCGAGCTGCAGGGCGGAGCACCGCCTTGCCACCATCATGGTCATCGAGCAACCTTTCCAGGCCAAGGGGTACAAGGTGCTCAGTCCCGGTTGGAGGAGCTTCTACCCCTACGCCCGCGTGACTGAGATCGAGCTGCCTCTCATGCAGACGGGGGACAAGGTCGAGGTTCTTGGAGTGGATGGATCGAGGTTGGAAACGCAGCCTCCCAGGCGCTACACTCAGGGCACCTTGATCCAAGAGATGGAGAAGCTCGGCCTAGGGACCAAGTCCACGCGCCACGAGATAGTGCAGAAGCTCTACGACCGCAAGTATGCCATCGGAAACGACCTGGTGCCTACATTGAGCGGCATCGCCGTGGCCAATGCTCTAGAGAAACATGCCAGGACCATCACGGATAGCAAGATGACGGCCCACCTGGAGCAAGACATGGAAGAGATCGCTTCCGGAAAGGCCTTCCTTGCCGAGGTGGTGAAGGAATCCCAGGACATGCTCTCGGACGTCCTCGATGTCATGGACAAGCATCGGCAGCAGATCGGTGACGAGATCAGAGGAGCATTGTTGGAACAGAGCTACATCGGCGTCTGCCCAGCCTGCGGCGGCGAACTGAGGGTCAAGCGCTCCCGCAAGGGTGAGTTCATCGCCTGTTCCAACTATCCAGACTGCAAGCAGGCCTACCCCAAGCCGAAGGGAGCGAAGGTAGAGCCCACGGGACAGTTGTGCGAGGTCTGCAAGACGCCGACCGTGAAGGTGATCCGCCGGGGCACCCCTCCGATCAATCAATGTTTGAACATGGATTGCGAGAGCAACAAGCAATCCACTGCGATGGGTGTTTGCCCCCAATGCGGCTCGAACCTAAGATTGCTATACTCTCGGGCGGGCAAACGGTTCCTCGGATGCTCGGCCTATCCCAAATGCACTCGCACCTACCCCTTGCCTCAGTTTGGCCAGATCAAGTTCACTGGGGAGAAATGCGAAGCCTGCGGCGCGCCGATGATGATGACCTCCCACCGTGGGCGTCCTTGGCGCTTCTGCGTCAACATGGAGTGCCCCAAAAGGGAGAAAAAGGCGACCAAGGCCAAGCAAGAAGAGAAAAAGCCTAAAGTAGCCGCCAAGGGGAAGACCAAGGTCGCCAAGACCAAGAAGAAGATCAAAGGAACTGACAAGAAGCAGACCAGGTCGAAGAAGAAGGGCGTGAAAGTCTGA
- a CDS encoding bifunctional folylpolyglutamate synthase/dihydrofolate synthase, with translation MDYQDALGWLFGLETMGIKLGLQNITELLHRMGDPQEQFRSVHVAGSNGKGSVSAMTESILRHQGFRAGLYTSPHLVDFRERIQINGMVIPETTLCRLVEEARGHVEDMSLVSKESHPTFFEVTTALAFSHFAENGVEVAAVEVGMGGRLDATNVISPDCTIITRISLEHTKYLGTSLAQIAGEKAGIIKTAVPVITAESSESEAFPVIVEVAKEKGCPVRVVGRDIQWRLIDSSLQGTLIRIDDLGEVRLPLLGSFQGVNAAMAYGAARELNRRGLEIEDDAIVRGLSNVRWPGRLEIVGTMPYVIFDVSHTPEGARVVAEDIDRLFGQKVVLVLGVLDDKDLEGIARHFGRISKSAIATAPATRRAYPAERVAESLRGHVPKVVVERSVVEALRKGLAKASVDDVLLVTGSLYTVGEAKAWWDLREAR, from the coding sequence ATGGACTACCAGGACGCGCTCGGGTGGCTCTTTGGGCTGGAGACAATGGGCATCAAGCTCGGACTGCAGAATATCACCGAGCTCCTGCATCGAATGGGAGATCCGCAGGAGCAGTTCCGCAGCGTGCACGTCGCCGGCTCCAATGGCAAGGGTTCGGTCAGCGCCATGACCGAGTCGATTCTTCGTCATCAAGGCTTTCGAGCAGGTCTGTACACCTCACCACACCTGGTCGATTTCAGGGAACGCATCCAGATCAATGGTATGGTCATTCCGGAGACGACGCTCTGCCGCCTGGTGGAGGAGGCACGGGGGCACGTGGAGGACATGAGCCTGGTCTCCAAGGAAAGCCACCCCACTTTCTTCGAGGTGACCACCGCGCTAGCTTTCTCGCACTTCGCGGAGAATGGAGTGGAGGTGGCGGCAGTGGAGGTGGGCATGGGAGGAAGGCTGGATGCGACCAACGTCATATCTCCGGATTGCACGATCATCACTCGCATAAGCCTGGAGCACACTAAGTATCTGGGCACTAGTCTAGCCCAGATCGCTGGGGAGAAAGCGGGCATCATCAAGACTGCAGTCCCGGTCATAACTGCGGAATCATCGGAATCAGAGGCTTTTCCGGTCATCGTGGAGGTGGCCAAAGAGAAAGGATGTCCGGTACGCGTCGTCGGGCGGGACATCCAATGGCGATTGATCGACTCCTCTCTGCAAGGCACGCTCATAAGGATCGATGATCTAGGCGAGGTCAGACTGCCATTGCTTGGATCGTTCCAGGGCGTTAACGCTGCCATGGCCTACGGCGCGGCAAGGGAGTTGAACCGGCGAGGGTTGGAGATCGAGGATGATGCTATAGTGAGGGGTCTATCGAACGTCCGCTGGCCGGGGAGATTGGAGATCGTGGGCACAATGCCATACGTCATTTTCGACGTCTCACACACACCGGAGGGCGCAAGGGTGGTTGCCGAGGACATCGACAGACTATTCGGCCAGAAGGTGGTGTTGGTCCTGGGCGTGCTGGATGATAAGGACCTAGAAGGCATCGCCAGACATTTCGGTCGGATTTCAAAGTCCGCCATCGCCACCGCCCCTGCGACCCGGAGGGCATATCCGGCGGAGAGAGTGGCGGAATCCCTGCGTGGTCATGTTCCCAAGGTCGTCGTGGAGCGGTCAGTGGTGGAGGCATTGAGGAAAGGGTTGGCCAAGGCCTCTGTGGATGATGTATTGCTAGTGACTGGATCGTTGTATACCGTCGGTGAGGCCAAGGCCTGGTGGGATTTGCGTGAAGCCCGTTAG
- a CDS encoding DEAD/DEAH box helicase produces MKIDERIMRAIRKAGWQEPTPVQEVTIPLLLQGKDVMAQAQTGTGKTAAFGIPILQCLRKGKKPKALVLAPTRELAVQVSEELGRLGEFMGYRILAVYGGTSIENQFAELQKGVEVIVGTPGRVIDHMKRGTLDLRDLNFLVLDEADRMLDMGFIDDIRWILSKLPKNRMTMLFSATIPSDVRELAAHYMRNPETLIISEDELVLPSTEQVYFNVGRRNKIWALCRVLDREKPKAIIFCSTKRMVDILTRALVSYGYPAVALHGDLTQARREKVLQDFRESKVNFLVATDVAARGLDIEGVTHVINYDVPENPEVYVHRIGRTGRAGKEGKAITFVTAEEQHLLSSITDFSGAGVKKEDVPEVAGRETVRKVWDFDEMADIFGMVKFRINFGRKDKATSADLSDLITRLARISDMAVGHIDLGESESIVEVHRDVALRTMSAMRGAQSKGKKITFEPLQKR; encoded by the coding sequence TTGAAGATAGATGAGCGCATCATGCGCGCCATCCGGAAAGCGGGTTGGCAAGAACCCACCCCAGTGCAAGAGGTGACCATACCACTCTTGTTGCAGGGAAAGGACGTCATGGCGCAGGCGCAGACCGGTACGGGCAAGACCGCGGCTTTCGGCATCCCCATTCTCCAGTGTCTGAGAAAGGGAAAGAAGCCCAAGGCGCTAGTCCTGGCGCCCACGCGAGAACTAGCGGTCCAGGTCTCTGAGGAGCTGGGTCGGCTGGGCGAGTTCATGGGTTACCGCATTTTGGCCGTTTACGGCGGCACTTCCATCGAGAACCAGTTCGCAGAGCTGCAGAAAGGAGTGGAAGTGATCGTTGGCACGCCAGGTCGTGTGATCGACCATATGAAGCGAGGAACATTGGACCTGCGCGACCTCAACTTCCTCGTCCTGGATGAGGCCGACCGTATGTTGGACATGGGGTTCATCGACGATATCCGCTGGATCCTATCCAAGTTGCCGAAGAACCGCATGACCATGCTCTTCTCCGCCACCATACCGAGCGATGTGAGGGAGTTGGCCGCGCACTATATGCGCAATCCGGAGACGCTGATCATCAGCGAGGATGAGCTCGTTCTCCCTTCCACCGAGCAGGTGTATTTCAACGTCGGGCGGCGGAACAAGATATGGGCGCTGTGCCGGGTCCTGGACCGAGAGAAACCCAAGGCCATAATCTTCTGCTCCACCAAGCGCATGGTGGACATTCTCACTCGCGCCCTCGTCTCCTACGGTTATCCGGCGGTGGCGCTCCATGGGGATCTCACGCAGGCGAGGAGGGAGAAGGTGCTCCAGGACTTCCGCGAGAGCAAGGTTAACTTCCTGGTGGCAACGGACGTGGCCGCCCGGGGACTGGACATCGAGGGAGTCACCCACGTGATCAACTACGACGTGCCGGAGAATCCCGAGGTCTACGTGCACCGCATCGGAAGAACGGGAAGGGCGGGTAAGGAAGGCAAAGCGATCACCTTCGTTACCGCGGAGGAGCAGCACCTGCTCAGCAGCATCACCGACTTCTCGGGCGCGGGGGTGAAGAAAGAAGATGTTCCCGAAGTCGCCGGCAGGGAGACGGTGAGGAAGGTCTGGGACTTCGACGAGATGGCCGACATCTTCGGCATGGTCAAGTTCCGCATCAACTTCGGCCGCAAAGACAAAGCGACCAGCGCTGACCTCTCCGATCTCATCACCCGACTGGCCAGGATAAGCGACATGGCCGTGGGACACATCGATCTGGGCGAGTCCGAAAGCATAGTGGAAGTTCACCGGGATGTGGCCCTGAGGACCATGAGCGCCATGCGTGGGGCTCAGTCCAAGGGGAAGAAGATCACCTTCGAGCCGTTGCAGAAGAGGTAG
- the nikR gene encoding nickel-responsive transcriptional regulator NikR: MDNVTRIGVSLEPELLKSFDALIENMGYEARSEAIRDLIREALTKEKIKDPECPGVGTITLVYEHHRGGVRERLMDIQHQHHQVISSSIHVHLDLDRCLEVLVVKGTVGHLQALADELGAVKGVLHGNPVIMAEGVLEEAEGQEH; the protein is encoded by the coding sequence ATGGACAACGTCACCCGCATCGGAGTCTCTCTGGAACCGGAACTCCTGAAGAGCTTCGACGCCCTTATCGAGAATATGGGTTATGAGGCGCGATCCGAGGCCATTCGGGACCTCATCCGAGAAGCCCTGACAAAGGAGAAGATCAAGGACCCAGAATGTCCTGGAGTGGGGACGATTACCTTGGTCTACGAGCATCACAGGGGAGGGGTGCGCGAGAGATTGATGGACATCCAGCATCAGCACCATCAGGTCATCTCCTCTTCCATCCATGTGCACCTGGACCTGGACCGCTGCCTGGAGGTGCTGGTGGTCAAGGGAACTGTGGGGCACTTGCAGGCCCTCGCGGACGAGCTAGGCGCCGTCAAAGGGGTGCTACATGGGAATCCCGTGATCATGGCAGAAGGGGTTCTCGAAGAAGCGGAAGGGCAGGAGCACTAG